In Candidatus Woesebacteria bacterium, one DNA window encodes the following:
- a CDS encoding Ribonuclease H, with amino-acid sequence MEKEKIIINTDGGARGNPGPAACAFVVKRNGEVVFKEAFFLGNTTNNVAEYTAVLKALEWLIENNFTKSNIFFEMDSELVVRQLNRIYKVKNLKLKEFFDRIKNLEKNFYFPISYTHIFREKNFLADKLVNEKLDRVSRPTTLSPEN; translated from the coding sequence ATGGAAAAGGAAAAAATCATCATTAATACAGATGGAGGGGCAAGAGGAAACCCAGGTCCTGCAGCTTGTGCGTTTGTTGTTAAAAGAAACGGAGAGGTTGTTTTTAAGGAAGCATTTTTTTTGGGCAATACTACTAATAATGTAGCAGAATATACAGCTGTTTTAAAAGCTCTTGAATGGTTGATAGAGAACAACTTTACCAAAAGCAATATCTTTTTTGAAATGGACTCGGAACTAGTTGTAAGACAATTGAATAGAATTTATAAAGTTAAAAATTTAAAGTTGAAAGAATTTTTTGATCGTATTAAAAATCTTGAGAAAAATTTTTATTTTCCTATTTCCTACACTCATATTTTTAGAGAAAAAAATTTTTTGGCGGACAAACTTGTCAATGAAAAACTTGACAGAGTTTCACGTCCGACTACTCTATCACCTGAAAATTAA
- a CDS encoding Lipid A core-O-antigen ligase-like protein enyme translates to MKKRSEDFLNQLERIILWFLVFLSPSQLIKHFWPSWSLVFGIRVDYLSLSISLSEVLILALFLSWFFKILLFDKKELKKIFLLISNFWFFGLISLFLVNLFFSDYKINTLFLWSKIFLLLWLFYYLTFYQKRRFSDWFFKPASFSLILFGFLALFQFIKGSTFGSLFYWLGERSFNKNTPGIALVSLMGRDFLRPYSTFSHPNSLAGFFGLFLILFLSFIPNSSFEVFLKRSVLSFSFFVFLLSFSRGSFFALLFCLFVFWLSKRKKLREFCFWLVTLVFLISLFSLFISDYWKEIPFLDKNIRERFSLITSTKDVFIKHPAFGVGLNNFILKTSYTFDIKAINYRLQPVHNIYLLVLSELGFFGFLFFYLTLLKIAHVASLILKPWFFLALTFVIISGVADHYWLTLTQNRLALVFLVSGIFQEKNGKGKNHH, encoded by the coding sequence TTGAAGAAAAGAAGTGAGGATTTTTTAAATCAGTTAGAGAGGATTATCCTTTGGTTTTTAGTTTTTTTGTCTCCAAGCCAGTTAATTAAACATTTTTGGCCTTCATGGTCTTTGGTTTTTGGAATTCGGGTGGATTATCTTTCTTTGTCTATTTCTTTAAGTGAAGTTTTAATCCTTGCTCTTTTTTTGTCTTGGTTTTTTAAAATCTTGCTTTTTGATAAGAAAGAATTGAAAAAGATATTTCTTTTAATTTCTAATTTTTGGTTTTTTGGTTTAATATCTTTGTTTTTGGTAAACCTCTTTTTTTCAGATTATAAAATTAATACTCTTTTTTTGTGGTCTAAAATTTTTCTTTTGCTTTGGCTTTTTTATTATTTAACTTTTTATCAAAAAAGAAGATTTTCTGATTGGTTTTTTAAGCCAGCTTCTTTTTCTTTAATCCTTTTTGGTTTTTTGGCTCTTTTTCAATTTATTAAAGGGTCAACTTTTGGATCTTTGTTTTACTGGTTGGGCGAGAGGAGTTTTAACAAGAATACACCAGGAATAGCACTTGTTTCTTTAATGGGGAGAGATTTTTTAAGGCCTTATTCCACATTTTCTCACCCCAATTCTTTGGCGGGTTTCTTTGGCCTTTTTCTAATTTTATTTTTAAGTTTTATTCCTAACAGTTCTTTTGAGGTTTTTTTAAAGAGGAGTGTTTTGTCTTTTAGTTTTTTTGTCTTTTTATTGTCTTTTTCTCGAGGTTCCTTTTTTGCTCTCTTATTTTGTCTGTTTGTTTTCTGGTTAAGTAAAAGAAAAAAGTTAAGAGAGTTTTGTTTTTGGCTTGTTACTCTAGTTTTTTTAATTTCTCTTTTTAGTCTTTTTATTTCTGATTATTGGAAAGAGATTCCTTTTTTAGACAAAAACATCAGAGAAAGGTTTTCTTTGATTACCTCTACAAAAGATGTGTTTATAAAACATCCAGCCTTTGGCGTAGGGTTAAACAACTTTATTCTTAAGACAAGCTATACTTTTGACATTAAAGCAATTAATTATCGATTGCAGCCAGTCCATAATATCTATCTGTTAGTTTTGTCAGAACTTGGGTTTTTTGGTTTTCTCTTTTTTTATTTAACCCTGCTTAAGATAGCGCATGTTGCAAGCTTAATTCTTAAACCTTGGTTTTTTTTGGCTTTAACCTTTGTTATTATTAGTGGAGTGGCAGATCATTACTGGCTGACTTTGACTCAAAATAGGTTAGCACTAGTTTTTTTAGTTAGCGGAATCTTTCAAGAGAAAAATGGAAAAGGAAAAAATCATCATTAA